A DNA window from Natronosalvus rutilus contains the following coding sequences:
- a CDS encoding PAS domain S-box protein, whose product MDSTSETDTGPTPQIRQQEVVAELGQQALRTNDLDQLMHDTAVAVSESLDAEYAKVLELYPNGDAVLLREGVGWHDGVVGSATATTNLDSQAGYTLLSEAPVIVDDLRTDERFSGPELLTEHDVVSGISVIIGPVDDPWGVFGVHTTSHREFTDSDVTFVTNIANVLAAAIDRTETERRLRERERRLGRYKEYTDGILAAVDDVFYVIDESGTFQRWNEALTEVTGYSDAEIGSMHSVEFFSQEDHESTAAAIDEVFATGRTRVEAGILTKAGDRIPYEFVATRLEDPDGTPVLAGIGRDVTERKERTRELAKYERIVETINDGIYVADDDLRYTMVNDAFASLTGYTREELRGAHATRLIDEAAIEEAAEMRAAMATDETANPTLETTVETADGDHVPVEVTFASFNADEGENRVGVVRDITERKERERALVESERRYRTLVKNFPNGAVGLYDEDLTYTVAGGELMSELEIPPDEIVGVSIYERYPDDLVEEIKPHFRAVFDGDSRTFEVEYHDRHLLAHTLPVRDGADDIYAGMLLIQDITERTEYRRQLEESNERLEQFAYAASHDLQEPLRMISSYLSLLERRYEDVFDEDGEEFLAFAVDGADRMREMIDGLLEYSRIDTQGEPLEPVALEDVLDDATDNLHVKLEESNAELTVAPLPRVRGDERQLQQVFQNLLSNAIEYSGDEPPRIHVDAEAAGREWEISIRDEGIGIDSEETDRIFEVFQRLHSRDEHAGTGIGLALCQRIVERHGGEIWVDSESGKGTTFRFTLPATE is encoded by the coding sequence ATGGATTCGACTTCCGAGACCGATACGGGACCCACCCCACAGATACGTCAACAGGAAGTCGTCGCCGAACTCGGACAACAGGCCCTCCGGACGAACGATCTCGACCAGTTGATGCACGACACTGCGGTCGCCGTCTCCGAGTCTCTCGACGCCGAGTATGCGAAAGTACTCGAGTTGTACCCCAACGGCGATGCTGTCCTGCTCAGGGAGGGTGTCGGCTGGCATGATGGGGTCGTAGGTTCAGCGACCGCCACCACCAATCTGGATTCACAGGCGGGCTATACCCTGCTTTCCGAAGCGCCGGTTATCGTCGACGACCTCCGTACGGATGAGCGCTTTTCCGGCCCTGAGCTGCTGACCGAACACGACGTCGTGAGCGGAATCAGCGTCATTATCGGGCCTGTCGACGACCCGTGGGGTGTCTTTGGCGTCCACACGACAAGCCACCGCGAGTTTACTGACAGTGACGTTACTTTCGTCACGAACATCGCAAACGTCCTCGCCGCGGCGATCGATCGTACTGAGACGGAACGTCGACTGCGTGAGCGCGAACGACGGCTCGGGCGATACAAGGAGTACACCGACGGCATCCTCGCCGCTGTCGACGACGTATTCTACGTCATCGACGAATCCGGCACGTTCCAGCGCTGGAACGAGGCCCTGACCGAAGTGACCGGTTATTCGGACGCAGAGATCGGATCTATGCATTCGGTGGAGTTTTTTAGCCAGGAGGATCACGAGTCGACCGCGGCCGCGATTGACGAAGTGTTCGCAACCGGGCGTACTCGCGTCGAGGCAGGAATCCTGACCAAAGCGGGTGACCGAATCCCGTACGAGTTCGTCGCAACAAGACTCGAGGACCCCGACGGAACGCCGGTGCTGGCCGGGATCGGCCGCGACGTCACGGAGCGAAAGGAACGGACCCGAGAGCTCGCTAAGTACGAGCGCATCGTCGAAACGATCAACGACGGCATCTACGTGGCCGACGACGACTTGCGGTACACGATGGTAAACGACGCGTTCGCCTCGTTGACCGGCTACACTCGCGAGGAACTACGCGGCGCCCACGCCACTCGTCTTATCGACGAGGCGGCTATCGAGGAGGCCGCTGAAATGCGGGCAGCGATGGCCACCGACGAGACAGCCAATCCGACGCTGGAAACGACCGTGGAGACGGCAGACGGCGACCACGTCCCTGTCGAAGTGACGTTTGCGTCGTTCAATGCCGACGAGGGGGAGAACCGCGTCGGCGTGGTCCGAGATATCACCGAGCGCAAGGAACGTGAGCGAGCTCTTGTGGAGAGCGAGCGCCGCTACCGGACGCTTGTCAAGAACTTCCCGAACGGGGCGGTCGGTCTCTATGACGAGGACCTTACCTACACCGTCGCCGGCGGCGAGCTAATGAGCGAACTGGAGATTCCACCGGACGAGATCGTCGGCGTCTCGATCTACGAACGCTACCCCGACGACCTCGTCGAAGAGATCAAACCCCATTTCCGCGCCGTGTTCGACGGCGACTCGCGAACGTTCGAAGTGGAGTACCACGACCGCCACCTGCTGGCGCACACCCTTCCCGTTCGAGACGGCGCCGACGACATCTACGCGGGGATGTTGCTGATCCAGGACATCACCGAACGCACGGAGTACCGTCGGCAACTCGAGGAATCGAACGAACGCCTCGAGCAGTTCGCCTACGCCGCCTCCCACGACCTCCAGGAACCGCTTCGAATGATCTCGAGTTACCTCTCGTTGCTCGAGCGACGGTATGAAGACGTATTTGACGAAGATGGTGAAGAATTTCTCGCGTTCGCTGTTGACGGAGCCGATCGGATGCGCGAGATGATCGACGGCCTTCTCGAGTACTCGCGGATCGACACGCAGGGTGAGCCACTCGAGCCGGTTGCACTGGAAGATGTCCTTGACGATGCAACCGACAACCTGCACGTGAAACTCGAAGAGAGTAATGCCGAACTCACAGTGGCCCCTCTCCCTCGTGTACGGGGTGACGAACGCCAACTCCAGCAGGTCTTCCAGAACCTCCTGAGCAACGCGATCGAGTACAGCGGCGATGAGCCTCCGCGAATCCATGTCGACGCTGAAGCGGCTGGTCGAGAGTGGGAAATCTCCATTCGCGACGAGGGAATCGGCATCGACTCCGAGGAGACCGACCGTATCTTCGAGGTGTTCCAGCGTCTTCACAGTCGCGACGAGCACGCCGGGACGGGGATCGGACTCGCCTTGTGCCAGCGAATCGTCGAGCGTCACGGCGGCGAGATCTGGGTCGACTCCGAGTCCGGCAAGGGGACGACTTTCCGATTTACGCTGCCGGCGACTGAGTAG
- a CDS encoding HalOD1 output domain-containing protein yields MSESSSNKRVSASTTWGEDSTNTPVYAVVSAVAEVTGTGPIDLPPLQTAIDPDALNALFTSQSSSALDQVQFQYAGFEIAVFGDGVVRIYADFGD; encoded by the coding sequence ATGAGCGAGTCTTCATCTAACAAGAGAGTCTCAGCCAGTACGACGTGGGGAGAGGACAGTACAAACACGCCAGTCTATGCTGTCGTCTCTGCGGTTGCAGAGGTCACTGGCACGGGTCCGATTGACTTGCCGCCACTCCAGACAGCAATTGACCCCGACGCGCTGAACGCCCTGTTTACGTCGCAATCATCCTCTGCACTCGATCAGGTTCAATTTCAATACGCCGGATTCGAAATCGCTGTCTTCGGTGATGGGGTGGTTCGAATTTACGCTGACTTCGGCGACTAA
- a CDS encoding alkaline phosphatase family protein, translating to MINTDHAADLRAKTVRPGFMHPDYDGYCITRVPGTAAAALDASVGPTLPEDVFIGVNTDVSNVVVLFVDAYGFEQFQETYTHHTFFDRIARRGRVTPVTSVYPSETPACVPTFHTGLQPVEHGQLGWNIYLPERDLVVESLLFQTKRGEQIDLAETLLFAGEPIYPQLEAAGIDTHVIEPFDSSDDPKTAGATTHTYTSPAEFALRLRRVLEHGSTPTYCYGYTPPR from the coding sequence ATGATCAATACTGACCACGCGGCTGACCTCCGAGCAAAGACGGTTCGTCCCGGGTTCATGCACCCGGACTACGATGGGTATTGTATCACCCGTGTTCCAGGCACGGCAGCCGCCGCACTCGACGCCTCCGTGGGTCCAACATTGCCCGAAGACGTCTTCATCGGTGTCAATACGGACGTTTCTAATGTCGTGGTTCTGTTCGTTGATGCTTACGGCTTTGAGCAGTTCCAAGAGACGTACACTCATCACACGTTTTTTGACCGCATAGCACGCCGAGGTCGCGTGACGCCCGTGACGAGTGTCTACCCCTCGGAGACGCCTGCCTGTGTCCCGACCTTTCACACCGGGCTCCAACCGGTCGAGCATGGCCAATTAGGCTGGAATATCTATCTTCCTGAGCGTGACCTCGTTGTCGAATCGCTGCTGTTCCAGACAAAACGTGGCGAGCAGATTGACCTCGCCGAGACTCTTCTGTTCGCTGGTGAGCCGATCTATCCTCAACTCGAAGCAGCGGGCATTGACACGCACGTCATCGAACCGTTCGATTCCAGCGACGACCCTAAGACGGCCGGCGCGACGACTCATACCTACACTTCTCCTGCTGAGTTCGCGCTTCGGCTGCGGCGTGTCCTCGAACACGGCTCCACCCCGACGTACTGTTATGGCTACACCCCCCCTCGTTGA
- a CDS encoding cytochrome P450 codes for MSREASYPPGPQGLPVIGNTVDLSRDIFAFFEQLRDEYGRVASYQVFGTDACMVAHPDAIQQILLDDHEAFEKGDVVTRNLDDAMGEGLFLAGGDQWQIQRTQMQPAFYRDRLNTYVPEMHATAGELVTQWSDGEIINVIDTMTATTMDVLGRTLFGVDVTENSVVTEASDAILARFDTSRFWSFLPDQLPTPTNQRYRRELEQLQAFVDELAAQRQAQEPENRGDDLLSILVGFVEANDLTRKEFRDNMITFLFAGHETTALGLTYTALCLAQHPEEQATLRAEIDAVCDGEVTADDLPKLDRTANVIDEALRLYPPVYMFFREAMRDVKLQGYEIPEGTTLVLPQWVVHRDPAWWDDPETFRPDRFVGDTDRPEYAHFPFGGGPRHCIGMRFARMEMKTVLATILSEYTFELVSEPEPDLIASTNLKPSGPIKLKLRERSEANEVIP; via the coding sequence ATGAGTAGAGAAGCGAGCTATCCACCTGGTCCACAGGGACTGCCAGTCATCGGGAACACAGTCGATTTGAGCCGCGACATTTTCGCGTTCTTCGAGCAGTTGCGCGACGAGTACGGTCGAGTCGCAAGCTATCAGGTGTTCGGGACGGATGCATGTATGGTCGCCCATCCGGACGCGATTCAGCAGATTCTTCTGGACGATCATGAGGCGTTCGAGAAAGGCGATGTCGTGACACGGAATCTGGATGATGCGATGGGTGAAGGATTGTTCTTGGCAGGCGGCGACCAGTGGCAGATCCAACGCACACAGATGCAACCAGCATTCTACCGAGATCGGTTGAACACGTACGTTCCCGAGATGCATGCGACTGCCGGCGAGCTGGTCACGCAATGGAGTGATGGAGAAATCATCAACGTCATCGATACGATGACGGCGACGACGATGGACGTACTCGGTCGGACGTTGTTCGGGGTAGACGTGACAGAGAATTCAGTGGTCACTGAAGCCTCAGACGCGATTCTCGCCCGGTTCGATACGAGCCGGTTCTGGTCGTTCCTTCCAGACCAACTCCCAACGCCGACGAACCAGCGATATAGGCGAGAACTCGAACAGCTCCAAGCGTTCGTTGATGAGTTGGCCGCACAGCGGCAGGCCCAAGAGCCCGAGAACCGCGGCGACGACCTGTTGTCGATCCTCGTCGGGTTCGTCGAAGCGAATGATCTGACCCGAAAAGAGTTCCGCGACAACATGATCACGTTCCTCTTCGCCGGTCATGAGACGACGGCACTCGGCCTGACGTACACGGCCCTCTGTCTTGCCCAGCATCCAGAGGAACAAGCAACGCTCCGTGCGGAAATTGACGCTGTTTGCGATGGAGAAGTGACTGCCGACGACCTCCCGAAACTCGACCGAACAGCAAATGTGATCGATGAGGCGCTGCGCCTCTATCCACCCGTGTACATGTTCTTCCGAGAAGCGATGCGAGACGTGAAGCTACAGGGATACGAGATTCCAGAGGGGACGACGCTGGTCTTGCCTCAGTGGGTCGTCCACCGTGATCCAGCATGGTGGGATGACCCAGAAACATTTCGTCCAGATCGGTTCGTCGGCGACACCGATCGCCCAGAGTATGCGCACTTTCCGTTCGGCGGCGGGCCGCGTCACTGCATCGGGATGCGGTTTGCGAGGATGGAGATGAAAACCGTGCTTGCAACGATCCTCAGCGAATACACGTTCGAACTTGTGTCTGAGCCGGAGCCAGACCTGATCGCCAGTACGAACCTCAAGCCCAGTGGACCGATCAAACTCAAACTCCGTGAGCGTAGTGAAGCTAACGAGGTGATCCCCTGA
- a CDS encoding helix-turn-helix domain-containing protein → MHQFLVDQDSIQRAYLRHWNFSNPEYITTLLQIAGNVEEGRDEYLAALNTAESVQEYDVTPIHDRSFYVYIRESAQGFASRLRALLTDTDLLIVPPIEYGTHGEMLFEVAGEQDALQSLVANLPDHLSVSVNRLSEYDAYRESQVTALTDRQEEVLDVAREHGYYEIPRQTSVREIADELGCSKSTAANHLRKTEARLVALYEDRSAKK, encoded by the coding sequence ATGCACCAGTTCCTCGTTGATCAGGATTCGATTCAACGAGCGTACCTGCGACACTGGAACTTCTCGAATCCCGAGTACATCACAACCTTGCTGCAAATCGCCGGAAACGTTGAGGAAGGACGTGATGAGTACCTCGCAGCACTCAACACCGCGGAATCCGTTCAGGAGTACGATGTGACGCCAATCCACGACCGCAGTTTCTACGTCTATATTCGGGAGAGTGCACAAGGATTCGCCAGTCGCCTCCGCGCCCTCCTCACTGATACAGACCTACTTATCGTCCCACCGATTGAGTACGGCACTCATGGTGAGATGCTATTCGAGGTTGCCGGCGAACAGGATGCCCTTCAGAGCCTAGTCGCCAACCTCCCCGATCACCTCTCTGTGTCGGTCAACCGACTCAGTGAATACGACGCGTACCGAGAGTCACAAGTCACAGCACTAACTGATCGGCAAGAAGAGGTACTCGACGTTGCACGAGAACACGGGTACTACGAAATCCCTCGACAGACTAGCGTTCGAGAAATCGCTGATGAACTGGGCTGTTCGAAAAGTACCGCTGCAAATCATCTCCGAAAAACAGAGGCACGACTTGTAGCGCTCTACGAAGACCGTTCCGCTAAAAAATGA
- a CDS encoding PQQ-binding-like beta-propeller repeat protein codes for MATPPLVDAAGHAEGTRSELHSAELNCLSATLQRELCDRLQTDVAEETLLLFVADHGQTDSRPDENVDNEFCERMGEHDSGSLGEQAFESTPRRRFLAGAAGTCLLSGIGTGIATGGQSDGDTESSAGEELWRVDYETPDPLGRPYLSSVADGSLFVSNLDTVHALSASTGDEEWQFGVDDTEFHDQPIVVDGTVYATSHVFSDRDVEDTAVYALDADTGEQKWQFDDYDVTVAPIHVAENTVFIPKQFCVTAVDADTGDHRWDFKVGYGIETRLKVKMDSFAETDSGTFYVADIEGNVFAVDVASGEEEWRADVGMGVTTDLSVVDDTLFLGAVDSETDQPSNFQYYVSALDATTGEERWRFTVNSEPDTERPELEFVTVFDDTLYVGTDDCYDHPTCANLYAIDAESGEEKWQFAADNSVDTVTRADGTLFVGTALGEGDEGVVHAIEPETGTERWSFHAGYFLLSPITVVEDTLFTATQTNTDYEDAYRLNALDTATGEEQWNFVTDSNISEPRFADGSVFFSADRATVHALDAGVEGSNEDTSN; via the coding sequence ATGGCTACACCCCCCCTCGTTGACGCCGCCGGGCATGCTGAAGGCACACGTTCGGAACTGCACAGCGCCGAACTGAACTGCCTTTCGGCAACGCTCCAGCGTGAACTCTGTGATCGTCTCCAAACGGATGTTGCCGAAGAGACGTTACTTCTCTTTGTTGCTGATCACGGTCAAACCGACAGCAGGCCCGATGAAAACGTCGACAATGAGTTCTGCGAGCGTATGGGTGAACACGATAGTGGGTCACTCGGGGAACAGGCGTTCGAATCAACTCCTCGCCGCAGGTTCCTGGCCGGTGCTGCGGGTACGTGCCTCCTTTCAGGAATCGGCACCGGGATAGCTACCGGTGGCCAAAGTGACGGAGACACAGAATCGAGTGCAGGTGAAGAACTGTGGCGAGTCGATTACGAAACTCCGGATCCCCTTGGTAGACCGTACTTGTCATCCGTAGCGGATGGTTCCCTCTTTGTGAGTAACCTCGATACCGTCCATGCACTGTCCGCATCGACGGGCGACGAAGAGTGGCAATTCGGCGTTGACGACACGGAGTTTCACGATCAGCCCATCGTGGTCGATGGCACCGTCTATGCTACGAGTCACGTTTTCTCCGATCGGGACGTAGAAGACACTGCAGTGTACGCGCTGGATGCAGACACGGGCGAACAGAAGTGGCAGTTCGACGACTACGATGTGACCGTCGCACCGATACACGTGGCGGAGAACACCGTCTTCATCCCCAAGCAATTTTGCGTCACTGCAGTGGACGCGGACACCGGAGACCACCGATGGGACTTCAAGGTTGGGTACGGGATAGAAACCCGTCTCAAAGTCAAAATGGACTCTTTCGCCGAGACGGACTCCGGCACGTTCTACGTCGCTGATATCGAGGGGAACGTGTTTGCCGTGGACGTGGCTAGCGGCGAGGAAGAGTGGCGCGCCGACGTCGGCATGGGAGTGACGACCGACCTCTCGGTGGTCGATGACACGCTGTTCCTCGGAGCGGTCGACAGTGAAACTGATCAGCCGAGCAACTTCCAGTACTACGTTTCCGCGCTGGACGCGACCACCGGCGAGGAACGGTGGCGATTCACGGTGAATTCGGAACCGGACACCGAAAGGCCGGAACTTGAGTTCGTGACCGTGTTCGACGACACTCTGTATGTCGGGACGGACGATTGCTACGACCATCCCACGTGTGCAAACCTGTACGCCATCGACGCGGAATCGGGAGAGGAAAAGTGGCAATTCGCGGCGGACAATTCCGTCGACACAGTGACCAGGGCAGATGGCACGCTCTTCGTCGGAACTGCGCTCGGGGAAGGCGACGAAGGCGTCGTTCACGCGATTGAGCCGGAGACGGGGACGGAACGATGGAGTTTCCACGCCGGTTATTTTTTGTTGTCGCCGATAACCGTCGTTGAAGATACCCTCTTTACTGCCACCCAAACTAACACAGACTACGAGGACGCCTATCGGTTAAACGCACTGGATACGGCCACCGGCGAGGAACAGTGGAACTTCGTTACCGATTCCAACATAAGCGAGCCGAGATTCGCTGATGGTTCCGTCTTCTTTTCAGCTGACCGTGCAACAGTGCACGCACTGGATGCGGGCGTAGAGGGGTCAAACGAAGATACCTCGAACTGA
- a CDS encoding M48 family metallopeptidase, with protein MVLITWTAVGALYRRLMPAPLVVGRIDHDGMAEAFEPVVRRLADPPMPLSRRRVPIAIGGSFLAFAGYVAIEALPPVTPVILGITTGVIAVGYGTARLVYDEWAADGAVHDDLADLADVPETDAQNGDRGGNQMTARTDLQQRIDRLAKQAAAPAPTVELGRSRTPVAAAVGYRPSSSTIVVSRGLCDRLEDRELDAVLAHELTHVINHDAAVLTALSLPAAKVEPLAEEDPDPRVAGPHTGFLLFLAVPIMLVTSLAVTSLARYREYVADRGAVALTGDPAALASALETLDRETGRRPDGDLRSHRSTAAFSIVPPPWEEYRFFDRSRRFVRRRLFGTHPPTQTRLERLRKRISG; from the coding sequence ATGGTACTCATCACCTGGACCGCCGTCGGGGCCCTGTATCGACGGTTGATGCCCGCTCCCCTGGTAGTCGGTCGAATCGACCACGACGGGATGGCAGAGGCGTTCGAGCCGGTTGTACGCCGGTTAGCCGACCCACCGATGCCGCTTTCGCGACGTAGGGTCCCGATCGCCATCGGTGGCTCGTTCCTGGCGTTCGCCGGCTACGTCGCGATCGAGGCCCTCCCGCCGGTTACGCCGGTCATACTAGGGATCACCACCGGTGTTATCGCCGTCGGTTATGGGACCGCACGGCTGGTGTACGACGAGTGGGCCGCTGACGGGGCTGTCCACGACGACCTCGCGGACCTCGCTGATGTCCCCGAAACCGACGCTCAAAACGGTGATCGAGGCGGTAATCAAATGACGGCTCGAACCGACCTCCAGCAGCGAATCGACCGGCTGGCCAAGCAGGCAGCTGCGCCAGCCCCGACGGTCGAACTCGGCCGCTCGCGAACACCAGTCGCGGCCGCCGTCGGCTACCGTCCCTCGTCGTCAACTATCGTCGTCTCCCGCGGGCTGTGTGACCGACTCGAGGATCGAGAACTCGATGCCGTTCTCGCCCACGAACTCACCCACGTGATCAACCACGACGCCGCAGTGTTGACGGCGCTGTCGCTTCCCGCGGCGAAGGTTGAACCGCTGGCCGAGGAGGATCCCGACCCGAGAGTGGCAGGACCTCACACGGGATTTCTACTCTTCCTCGCGGTTCCGATTATGCTCGTCACCTCCCTCGCCGTCACCTCACTCGCGCGCTACCGCGAGTACGTCGCCGACCGGGGAGCCGTCGCGCTCACCGGCGATCCCGCCGCGCTCGCAAGCGCTCTCGAAACGCTCGATCGAGAGACGGGTCGGCGACCAGATGGCGACCTCCGGAGCCACCGTTCGACGGCGGCGTTTTCGATCGTTCCGCCTCCGTGGGAGGAGTATCGCTTTTTCGACCGGAGTCGTCGGTTCGTCCGCCGCCGGCTGTTCGGTACCCATCCCCCCACCCAGACTAGACTCGAGCGTCTTCGGAAGCGTATCTCTGGTTAA